The proteins below come from a single Cannabis sativa cultivar Pink pepper isolate KNU-18-1 chromosome 3, ASM2916894v1, whole genome shotgun sequence genomic window:
- the LOC133035466 gene encoding uncharacterized protein LOC133035466, which produces MRDITAHLKKLDVIIPDTFLVHYILHNLPSQYGPFKISYNTHKEKWTINELMTMCVQEEARLLQEQGESVHLTTQPKKRKPFKKNKGKKPMAPKAAIKKDSIKCFFCKQKGHAKRECSQFKKWMDDKGYSKSKEASGK; this is translated from the exons atgagggacatcactgctcatttgaagaaactcgacgttatcattcctgataccttcctggttcattacatccttcacaatcttccttcacagtatgggcctttcaaaatttcctacaacacacataaagaaaaatggactatcaatgaattgatgaccatgtgtgttcaagaggaagccaggctcctacaggagcaaggagaaagtgttcacctgaccactcaacctaagaaacgcaagccattcaagaagaacaaagggaaaaagcccatggctcccaaggctgccataaagaaagattccatcaaatgtttcttttgtaaacaaaagggacatgcgaaaagggagtgcagccagttcaagaaatggatggatgacaaag gatattcaaaatctaaggaagccagtggcaagtga
- the LOC115710399 gene encoding GDSL esterase/lipase At3g48460-like produces MTMINIIVTIMIFYFPFSIAITKTNPLPFKKIYAFGDSFTDTGNTRSVPGQGGFLHGSNPPYGMTFFHHPTNRYSDGRLVIDFVAQSLSLPYLPPYKYVKGKSPNGVNFAVAGSTAIDHEFFVKNNLTLDVTPQSIQTQLLWFDKYLEENVGCKAHDVKCRVADIENSLFWVGEIGANDYAYTFGSTLSSDTIRKLAISSYTQFLTTLLKKGAKYVVVQGFPMTGCLSLAMTLSAENDRDNIGCVKSENNQSYTHNLAILNLVTSLRRQFPQAVIAYADYWTAYQTVMQSPAKFGINKSFKACCGAGDEPYNVDVFSFCGTPSTKACQNPSQYVNWDGVHLTEAMYKVVSDMFLKGSLMNPRFSYLLDRKLHQG; encoded by the exons ATGACTATGATCAACATAATAGTCACTATCATGATCTTTTATTTTCCATTTTCCATTGCAATAACCAAAACAAATCCACTTCCCTTTAAGAAAATTTATGCCTTTGGCGACTCTTTTACAGACACGGGCAACACTAGATCAGTTCCTGGGCAAGGTGGCTTTCTTCATGGCTCTAACCCTCCGTACGGAATGACCTTTTTTCACCATCCAACAAATCGATACTCAGATGGACGATTGGTGATTGACTTTGTGGCACAATCACTGTCATTGCCTTACTTGCCTCCTTACAAATATGTTAAGGGAAAATCACCTAATGGAGTCAACTTTGCTGTAGCTGGTTCCACTGCTATAGACCATgagttttttgttaaaaacaatCTTACTCTTGATGTCACCCCCCAATCTATTCAGACTCAACTTCTTTGGTTTGATAAGTACTTGGAAGAAAATGTTGGGTGTAAAGCTCATGATGTAAAGTGTAGAGTTGCTGACATTGAAAACTCATTGTTTTGGGTTGGTGAGATTGGTGCAAATGATTATGCTTACACTTTTGGATCTACATTATCCAGTGACACTATTCGAAAGTTGGCGATCAGTAGCTATACTCAATTTTTAACA ACATTGTTAAAGAAAGGTGCAAAGTATGTTGTGGTTCAAGGCTTTCCAATGACAGGATGCTTATCTTTGGCTATGACATTATCTGCCGAAAATGACAGAGACAACATAGGTTGTGTGAAGAGTGAAAACAACCAAAGTTATACTCACAACTTAGCCATCTTAAACTTGGTGACATCTCTGAGAAGACAATTCCCCCAAGCTGTCATAGCGTACGCCGATTATTGGACTGCTTACCAAACAGTCATGCAAAGTCCAGCCAAGTTTGGCATTAACAAGTCTTTCAAAGCTTGTTGTGGTGCGGGTGATGAACCATATAACGTTGATGTATTTTCTTTCTGTGGGACACCTTCTACCAAAGCTTGTCAAAACCCATCTCAGTATGTTAATTGGGATGGAGTTCACCTCACTGAAGCTATGTATAAAGTGGTCTCTGATATGTTCCTAAAAGGATCACTTATGAACCCTCGTTTTAGTTACTTGTTAGATAGAAAACTACACCAAGGATAA